Proteins encoded by one window of Salvia splendens isolate huo1 chromosome 5, SspV2, whole genome shotgun sequence:
- the LOC121804948 gene encoding serine/threonine/tyrosine-protein kinase HT1-like — protein sequence MDEEGSSWIRRTKFSHTVYNRLDTSRLASISVTPLPTRGRSLKRPESTSNLLKAGPNVVQVQQSLAKNKHRAVSPTPEVKLSKTFEEARSNQRQFSTPHPRGKYQEKGIHGKLIPRDSLEATRTPKIIGSNSPSDTSPLRHFTSIKFHDKTKSHKESTWNKYFDHGAGRVTSVETADEHTVDLSKLFLGLRFAHGAHSQLYHGIYMDEAVAVKIIRVPDDDENGALRARLENQFSREVTLLARLHHPNVIKFVGACRDAPVYCVITEYLPEGSLRAYLHKLENKTLPLPKLISMALDIARGLEYIHSQRVIHRDLKPENILLTEDFHLKVADFGIACEEACRDLLADDPGTYRWMAPEMIKRKHYGRKVDVYSFGLILAEFVAGKIPYEDMTPIQAAFAVVNKNLRPSVPVDCPPAMKALIEQCWSSHPDKRPEFWQIVKVLEKFESSLARDGTLKLVQNPCHDHKKGMLHWIHKLGPVHQTSSSPMPKPKFS from the exons ATGGATGAAGAAGGTAGTTCTTGGATTAGGAGAACAAAATTCTCTCATACTGTTTACAACCGTTTGGATACTTCCAGATTGGCCTCTATTTCTGTTACACCTCTGCCAACTCGAGGTCGGAGTTTGAAAAGACCTGAATCTACTTCTAATCTGCTGAAAGCAGGCCCGAATGTTGTCCAAGTTCAGCAGAGCCTTGCCAAGAACAAGCACCGGGCTGTGTCCCCTACCCCAGAGGTGAAGCTCTCCAAAACCTTCGAGGAAGCCCGGTCAAACCAGAGGCAATTCTCGACCCCACATCCCCGCGGGAAATATCAAGAGAAGGGTATTCATGGGAAGTTGATTCCTAGAGATTCCCTAGAGGCTACTCGTACTCCGAAGATTATTGGGTCGAATTCACCGAGTGATACTAGTCCCCTTAGGCACTTCACCTCTATTAAGTTTCATGATAAGACGAAGAGTCATAAGGAATCAACATGGAATAAGTATTTTGATCATGGTGCGGGGAGGGTCACCTCTGTGGAAACTGCAGATGAGCATACAGTTGATCTCTCCAAGTTATTTCTCGGGCTGAGATTTGCTCATGGGGCACACAGTCAGCTTTACCATGGGATTTATATGGATGAGGCTGTTGCAGTGAAAATTATCAGAGTTCCAGATGATGACGAAAATGGAGCACTTCGTGCTCGTTTGGAGAACCAGTTTAGCAGAGAGGTTACTCTCTTGGCTCGTCTTCACCATCCGAATGTAATAAAG TTCGTAGGGGCATGTCGGGATGCACCTGTATATTGTGTCATAACAGAGTATTTGCCTGAGGGCTCCTTGAGAGCTTACTTGCACAAGCTTGAGAACAAAACACTTCCTTTGCCAAAGTTAATATCCATGGCTTTGGACATTGCAAGAGGACTAGAATACATCCACTCACAGCGAGTTATTCACAGGGATCTCAAACCAGAAAATATTCTGTTAACTGAAGATTTCCACCTCAAAGTTGCTGATTTCGGTATTGCCTGCGAGGAGGCATGCCGTGATCTTTTGGCGGATGACCCAGGTACTTATCGTTGGATGGCTCCTGAGATGATCAAGCGAAAGCATTATGGGAGGAAGGTCGATGTATATAGCTTTGGTCTCATTCTTGCGGAGTTTGTGGCTGGTAAAATCCCCTATGAAGATATGACACCTATTCAAGCTGCTTTTGCCGTGGTGAATAAG AACTTGAGGCCTTCTGTTCCTGTAGATTGCCCACCTGCCATGAAGGCTTTGATTGAACAATGTTGGTCTTCACATCCTGACAAGAGGCCCGAGTTTTGGCAGATTGTGAAGGTACTTGAAAAGTTTGAGTCTTCACTTGCTCGCGACGGAACCCTGAAACTTGTACAAAACCCATGTCATGACCATAAAAAAGGGATGCTTCATTGGATTCATAAACTCGGTCCGGTGCACCAGACTTCTTCCTCCCCCATGCCCAAACCTAAATTTTCGTGA
- the LOC121805366 gene encoding eukaryotic translation initiation factor 3 subunit D-like, whose translation MVGFEIGAVPFNPDGWGPPDSATAGLSVPNHPSNVPFAPFSRSEKLGRIADWTRNMNNSGRPGSKQGGYHGADSAFDFSGDDSFATLAADEDSSFRLVDTSAKSHHHNPNRPKFNPRWRFNPHHARSQLPQRRDEEQEAKKRDAEKERARRDRLYNANRSQPQRRESSVFKSSVDIQPEWNMLDQIPFSSFSKLSFSVPEPEDLLICGGLEFYDRSYDRITPKNSRPLERFKSRNFFKVTTTDDPVIRRLANEDKATVFATDSILSTLMCAARSVYSWDIVVQRVGNKLFLDKRDGSQLDLLAVHETSQEPLPDTKDDINSMHSLSVEAAYINLNFSQQALIRDASKVTFEEPNPFANEGEEVAPVAYRYRRWKMADDMYLVSRCEVQGVVDINNQRSFVTLNALNEFDPKYSGVDWRQKLETQRGAVLATELKNNANKLAKWTTQALLAGADMMKLGYVSRVHPRDHFNHVILAVVGYKPKDFATQINLNTSNMWGIVKSIVDLCMKLKEGKYVLVKDPSKPQVRIYDVPQDAFDNDYVEEPLPEDEQVQPPAEDADGTEASAAVDGAAEDKEVAKEVVAAA comes from the coding sequence ATGGTAGGATTCGAAATCGGTGCCGTGCCTTTCAATCCCGATGGCTGGGGTCCGCCGGATTCCGCCACCGCCGGACTCTCCGTCCCCAACCACCCCTCCAATGTTCCTTTTGCCCCCTTCTCCCGCTCGGAGAAATTGGGGCGCATTGCCGATTGGACCCGAAACATGAACAATTCCGGCCGCCCCGGATCCAAGCAGGGCGGCTATCACGGCGCAGATTCCGCCTTCGATTTCTCCGGCGACGACTCCTTCGCCACCCTCGCCGCCGATGAGGATTCCTCCTTCCGCCTCGTCGACACATCCGCCAAATCGCACCACCACAACCCTAACCGCCCCAAATTCAACCCTAGGTGGCGATTCAACCCTCACCACGCCCGCTCGCAGCTCCCGCAGCGCCGCGACGAAGAGCAGGAGGCAAAGAAGCGAGATGCCGAGAAGGAGCGCGCGCGCCGCGATCGGCTGTACAACGCTAACCGCTCGCAGCCGCAGCGCCGCGAGTCATCGGTGTTCAAGTCCTCCGTCGATATCCAGCCGGAATGGAATATGTTGGATCAAATCCCCTTCTCGAGCTTCTCGAAGCTCTCCTTTTCGGTGCCGGAGCCTGAAGATTTGTTGATTTGCGGCGGCTTAGAGTTCTACGATAGGTCTTACGATCGGATTACCCCGAAGAATTCCCGTCCCTTGGAGCGATTCAAAAGCCGCAATTTCTTCAAGGTCACAACCACTGATGATCCTGTGATTAGGCGTTTGGCAAATGAGGATAAAGCGACGGTTTTTGCTACTGATTCAATTTTGTCGACACTTATGTGCGCTGCTAGATCAGTTTACTCGTGGGATATTGTTGTCCAGCGCGTTGGAAACAAGCTATTCCTTGATAAGAGAGATGGATCGCAGCTTGATTTGCTAGCCGTGCACGAGACGTCGCAGGAGCCATTGCCTGATACCAAGGATGACATCAATTCCATGCACTCTTTGAGCGTGGAAGCTGCTTATATCAACCTGAACTTCTCGCAGCAGGCTTTGATCAGGGATGCAAGCAAGGTGACTTTCGAAGAGCCCAACCCCTTTGCTAATGAAGGCGAGGAAGTGGCTCCGGTTGCTTATAGGTATAGACGGTGGAAAATGGCCGACGATATGTATCTTGTCTCGAGATGTGAGGTGCAGGGCGTGGTGGATATAAACAATCAGAGGTCGTTCGTGACACTGAACGCATTGAATGAGTTTGATCCTAAATATTCAGGTGTCGACTGGAGGCAGAAGCTCGAGACGCAGAGGGGTGCGGTTCTGGCAACTGAGTTGAAGAACAATGCAAATAAGTTGGCGAAATGGACGACACAGGCTTTGCTGGCTGGTGCCGATATGATGAAGTTGGGGTATGTTTCTAGGGTTCACCCGAGGGATCATTTCAACCATGTGATATTGGCAGTTGTGGGATACAAACCAAAGGATTTTGCTACGCAGATTAATCTGAATACTTCGAACATGTGGGGAATTGTTAAGAGTATTGTGGACTTGTGTATGAAGTTGAAGGAGGGCAAATATGTTCTTGTTAAGGATCCATCGAAGCCGCAGGTGCGGATTTACGATGTGCCCCAGGATGCTTTTGATAATGATTATGTAGAGGAGCCATTGCCGGAGGACGAGCAGGTTCAGCCTCCAGCTGAGGATGCAGATGGTACTGAAGCAAGTGCTGCTGTTGATGGAGCTGCCGAAGATAAGGAGGTTGCCAAGGAAGTTGTTGCTGCTGCTTAA